From the genome of Acidobacteriota bacterium, one region includes:
- a CDS encoding thiamine pyrophosphate-dependent enzyme: MSYIVPESLPYSFCPGCGHGVGLNKLDEAMQSLNLDSRKTVIVTDIGCIGISDRHFRVNTFHGLHGRVITYATGLKLANPDLTVIALMGDGGAGIGGQHLLNAARRNVGITLLVFNNMNFGMTGGEHSVTTPFGFYTSSTPPPGGNLEMGMDLCSIAGAAGAGFVARGTVFDSDLSATIVKAISYEGFSIVDIWELCTAYFVPNNRFSKKGLMETLEKLNLKTGVLVHKEKMEYSRWYREAYESLRREGGKKHRGFEAKFTHALDKKIDFILAGGAGQKIRSSAGFLGYAAVLSGLWVTQRDDYPITVMTGHSISEMSLSPARILYVGITIPDFMIVVSPEGLKKVRTRIERMEKGSLLIIDSKLQPSGTEAEIISLPFSKEAEKVDRRSVALYAVTAFLKKTGIIPLEALKEAVSRTQKREFSKLNLKAIDAASSLI, encoded by the coding sequence ATGAGTTACATAGTTCCCGAGTCGCTTCCGTATTCTTTTTGCCCGGGCTGTGGGCATGGAGTTGGTCTGAACAAGCTGGATGAAGCGATGCAATCGCTTAACCTCGATTCCAGAAAAACGGTAATTGTAACTGACATCGGGTGCATCGGGATATCGGACAGGCATTTCCGCGTGAACACCTTCCATGGCCTGCATGGGAGAGTGATCACTTACGCGACCGGGCTCAAGCTCGCCAATCCGGATCTGACAGTCATCGCGCTTATGGGAGATGGAGGAGCCGGCATTGGCGGTCAGCACCTCCTGAATGCCGCTAGGAGAAACGTCGGAATCACTCTTCTCGTCTTCAACAACATGAATTTTGGGATGACTGGCGGGGAGCATTCCGTGACGACCCCTTTTGGATTCTATACCTCATCGACGCCGCCACCGGGCGGAAATCTCGAAATGGGGATGGATCTCTGCAGCATCGCCGGTGCTGCCGGGGCCGGATTTGTTGCAAGGGGAACCGTCTTCGACAGCGATCTCTCCGCCACCATTGTTAAAGCTATCTCTTATGAGGGCTTCTCCATCGTCGATATCTGGGAACTCTGCACGGCCTACTTTGTGCCGAACAACAGGTTCAGCAAAAAGGGCTTAATGGAAACGCTCGAAAAGCTGAATCTAAAAACAGGGGTCCTTGTCCACAAGGAGAAGATGGAATACAGCCGCTGGTACAGGGAAGCTTACGAGAGTCTTAGAAGGGAAGGGGGAAAAAAGCACAGAGGCTTTGAAGCGAAGTTTACGCATGCTCTCGATAAGAAGATAGATTTCATCCTGGCAGGCGGAGCAGGGCAAAAGATACGCTCTTCGGCAGGATTCCTCGGATATGCGGCCGTTCTTTCAGGACTCTGGGTGACGCAGAGAGATGACTATCCCATCACCGTCATGACGGGACACTCCATTTCTGAAATGTCGCTGAGCCCTGCAAGGATCCTCTACGTCGGGATAACCATCCCTGACTTCATGATCGTCGTCTCTCCCGAAGGGCTGAAAAAGGTCAGGACGAGGATCGAAAGAATGGAAAAGGGTTCCCTCCTCATTATAGATAGCAAGCTCCAGCCGTCGGGCACGGAGGCAGAAATCATATCACTTCCATTTTCAAAGGAAGCCGAGAAGGTTGACCGAAGGTCGGTTGCCCTCTATGCCGTTACCGCCTTTCTCAAGAAGACAGGTATCATCCCCCTCGAAGCGCTCAAAGAAGCCGTATCGCGAACACAAAAGAGAGAGTTCTCCAAACTCAACCTCAAAGCCATCGACGCCGCCTCTTCCCTGATATAG